A stretch of the Capsicum annuum cultivar UCD-10X-F1 chromosome 8, UCD10Xv1.1, whole genome shotgun sequence genome encodes the following:
- the LOC107840113 gene encoding putative F-box protein PP2-B12 isoform X1 codes for MENENPNILSLLPEDCTEKVLVFTSPVDVCRVSLVSKSLQSAADSDSVWEKFLPSDYQSIISASLTPIPDFGSKKDLYVYLCHNPILIDAGRKSFSLEKRTGKKCYILGARDLHIAWADTPRHWRWTSLPESRFPEVAKLRHVWWLEIRGTIRVGVLSPRTSYAAYLVYKLKNDNGFQYRPSEVSVEVCGVELDKQFAFLEPEGRPQRNCYGSVYAMSSATEEELEQLDNDYEESVYNLPSDAEDDMGLHNDDYEEPEQAVYTLPSDAEDDTGLHDDEPEQPDDDYEEAVYILSTIGRGPYLQEDASSLVQSNIRRPQLRDDGWFEIELGEFYTENEDDCIEMSLKEVKDCVTPKDGLIVEGIEIRPRMG; via the exons ATGGAGAATGAGAATCCGAATATTCTGTCTTTGTTACCGGAGGATTGTACTGAGAAAGTCTTGGTGTTTACAAGCCCTGTAGATGTTTGCCGCGTGTCCCTCGTCTCTAAATCACTTCAATCCGCCGCTGATTCCGATTCCGTTTGGGAGAAATTTCTGCCGTCTGATTATCAGTCCATCATATCGGCATCACTAACTCCCATCCCTGATTTTGGTTCAAAGAAGGATCTGTATGTTTATCTCTGCCATAATCCCATCTTAATTGATGCAGGTCGCAAG AGTTTCTCACTGGAAAAACGGACCGGAAAGAAATGCTATATTCTAGGTGCAAGGGATCTTCATATTGCATGGGCTGATACACCACGACATTGGAGATGGACTTCATTACCTGAATCAAG ATTTCCAGAGGTGGCTAAGCTCAGACATGTTTGGTGGCTTGAAATTCGGGGCACAATAAGAGTTGGTGTTCTGTCACCACGGACATCCTATGCAGCTTACCTTGTTTACAAGTTGAAAAATGATAATGGGTTTCAGTATCGACCATCGGAGGTTTCAGTTGAAGTTTGTGGTGTTGAATTAGACAAACAATTTGCATTTCTGGAGCCGGAAGGTAGACCTCAACGTAACTGCTATGGGTCAGTTTATGCTATGTCCTCTGCAACAGAGGAGGAGCTCGAGCAATTGGATAATGATTATGAGGAGTCAGTGTATAATCTACCATCTGATGCAGAGGATGACATGGGCCTACataatgatgattatgaggaGCCCGAGCAAGCGGTGTATACTCTACCATCTGATGCAGAGGATGATACGGGCCTACATGATGACGAGCCCGAGCAACCAGATGATGATTATGAGGAGGCAGTTTATATTCTGTCCACTATTGGGCGGGGGCCATATTTGCAGGAGGATGCTTCTAGTCTGGTGCAATCTAATATTCGACGCCCTCAACTTAGAGATGATGGCTGGTTTGAGATAGAATTGGGTGAGTTTTATACTGAAAATGAAGACGATTGCATAGAAATGAGTTTGAAAGAGGTGAAGGACTGTGTAACCCCCAAGGATGGCCTTATTGTTGAAGGAATTGAGATTAGGCCAAGAATGGGTTAA